The genomic segment AGGATGGTGTTGCTGACCAGCATGCCGGATCTGGTCAGGCGCAGCAGTCCGGAATGGACCCGGATCAGATCGTTTTGGCGCAGCACCTGGACCAGGCTGTGGTGCTGTCCCAGGAAGTTCTGGCCCGTAAGCCGCTGGTAGGCCTGCAGGTCCAGCCCTTGCGTGGTGCGCAGGGAAAGCATGACCAGCTCTTTGGCCTTGTCCGCGGGCGAGAGGGCCGTGGATGACCCGCCGATGCTTCCCTGGTGGACCTGCTCGGCATAGACTTGGAGGTTCTTGGGATTTTCCCAGCGCATTCCGCCCAGGGTGGAGACCGCTCCGGCTCCCAGTCCGAGATACCCCTGGGATTGCCAGTAGCCCTGGTTGTGGCGGCAGATGAAGCCCATCCGGCTGAAATTGGAGATTTCGTACTGCAGGTATCCGCTGGCTTCCAGTAACTCGGCACCGTGCAGGAACATCTTGGCCTGCTCGGACTCGGGCGGCAGGAGAACCCGGCCAGCGGCCTCATGCTGGGCCAGGGGTGTTTGCTCTTCCAGGGTCAGGCCGTAGCAGGAGATGTGTTGGGGCTCAAGCTTGACCACTGTTTCCAACTCGCGCAGCCATTCCAGAGCCCGTTGTCCGGGCAGTCCCCAGATCAGGTCCACGCTGATGTTTCCAAAACCGGCCTTGCGGGCCATATCCACCACCCGGACGCCCTGAGCGGCCTGATGGCGGCGGCCGAGCACCTCCAGCATGGCGTTGTCCAGGCTTTGCAATCCCAGACTGAGCCTGTTCACGCCCAGGGTGAGCAGCCCGCGTAGAAATTCCAGATCCGCGGCGGAATCCGGATTGGCTTCCATGCTCCATTCCAGGGAGGGAGCCAGCCTGAAGCTCCGGGACAGGGCCGTGGTCACGCGCTCCAGCTGGGCCAGGGAAAGGAGACTTGGCGTGCCGCCGCCGATGTACACGGAGGATATTGGCCGCTGAACCCCGGTCTGGTCCAGCCGTGTCCCCCAGAGGGCGATTTCGGCCTCAAGGGCACCCAGGTAGGCGTCCAGATCGGCCGCCGCGGGGTTGGGGATGGAAAAAAACGAGCAATAGTCGCACTTGCTCCGACAAAACGGGATGTGAAGATACAACAGCATCTGGTAGGGGGCTTGGCAGGAGTCAACCTGCTCCGGGGACGACCCCCGCCGCGCCGAGGCGTGACCGGTTGGATGGCCGGTCGGAAGAGGCCAGCCGGTTCAATTTCTTGCGCCGACGGTCCACTTCGCTGTACAGGCAGCCGCAGTAGCTCTGGCGGTACAGGCCCAGGCGCTTGGACAGGTCGATGCCGGCCTGCCAGCCGGGGCGAAAATCGTTGGCCAAAAAGACGATGCCGGTCCGCTCTTCCAGTTCCCGGCCAAGAACCAGCAAGGTCTCACGATCTTGATGGATGCTGTAGAGCAGGGTGGTGCTCACGCTGGGAAAACCGTGCTCGTGGGCGAAGGCAAATGTCCGTTCCAGACGTAGCCGGTAGCAGGACGGACAGCGGCGGTCTTCACGGCCGTGCACGGCCTGAAAGAAGCGCCGGGGGTCGTACTCCCCATCCAGGCAGACCAACGGCAAGTCCAGTTCATCAGCGGCCTGCAGCGCGGCTTCCCGGCGCTGGAAATATTCCTGCACCCCGTGAATGTTCGGGTTGAAGAAAAACCCCGTAACCTGTTGCCCGGTTTCCCGCAGGTATTGCACCGGCATCAAGGCACAGGGACCGCAGCAAACGTGCAGCAGGGTGGCGGGCTGGGCTATCCCGGACATTTCTCACTGAAAATAAAGATGGAATTCTGGAAGCGTTCCTCCAGGTCCTTGATCATGATCCGCTTTTGGTTCAGCAGGTACAAGGCCAGTTCAGCGTCGGTGCTGTATTCCAAGGGGGATGGGCAGTTCTTGGATCGTAGCCTGCGATAGATCTCCTTCAGGGCCTGCAGGGAGCGCCATTCAATGTTGCGCTGCAAGCCCCAGCCCTGGCAATGCGGACAGGGTTCGGTGCTGATGGACAGGGCCGAGGATCCCAGGCGTTGGCGGACCATTTCCAGCAGGCCGAACTTGGACAGCCGGCCCACGTCCACCCGGGCACGGTCCACCTTGAGGGAGGCCTTGAGCTCCTTTTCCACCTCCCGGCGGTGCTTGGGGTCGCGCATCTCGATGAAATCAATGACGATCTGCCCGCCCACGTCGCGCATCCTCAGCTGCTGGCCGATTTCCTGGGCCGCCTCCATGTTCGTCTTGAAGACCATTTCGTTGAAGTTGCTGCCGCTGATCTTGCCGGAGTTGACGTCCACGGCCATCAGGGCCTCGGTCTGGTCAAAAACCAGCCGCCCGCCGCTGGGCAGAAGCACTTCTCGTCCAAAGATCTGCTCCAGCTGTTTTTCCAGGTTGAAGCGTTCCCAGAGAGTGCGGTCTGTATCCCCGTGCAGCTTGACCATGTTCTGGCGGCGGGGAAAGGTCAGGGTCACGAATTCCTTGATCAGATCCATGGTTTCCGGGTGGTCGATCCAGATCTCGGCTACGTCCGTGGTCAGGTAGTCGCGCACGGCCCGGAAGGCCAGTTCCTTTTCCTGGTAGATCAGCACCGGGGGCTGCTCGGTCATGCCTTTCTTGCGCACATCCTTCCAGAGTCGTTTCAGGAACTGCAGATCCTTGAGCAGGTTGGTTTTGCTTTGGCCCAGGCTGTTGGTCCGGGCGATCAGGCCGATGCCTTCCCCAAGTTCCTGCTCGCGGAGAATATCCTTGAGCCGGGTGCGTTCCTCGTCGTCCTCGATCTTGCGGGATACGCCGAACTGGTCCTGGCCGGGGGTGAGGACCAGAAAGCGTCCGGCCAGGGAGAGGTACGTGGTCAGAAAGGCACCTTTGTTCACCGTCGGCTCCTTGACCACCTGCACCAGCAGTTCCTGGCCGTTCTTGAGGACCTTCTGGATGGGCGGATACTTGCGCCCGTTTTCCGGATTGTGCTCCTTGAGATAGTACTCGGGATGAACTTCGTCGATCTGCAGGAAACCGTTGCGGTTTTCGCCGTAGTTGATGAACGCGGCCTGCAGGGCCGTGTCGATGTTGTTCACGGTGCCCTTGTAGATATTGCCCTTGGTTTTGGCCTGATGCAGCATTTCAATGAAATAATCGGTGATTTTGCCGTCTTCGGCCAAAATCAGCTCGACCTGTTCACCAGGCAGCACGCTGATGAACATTTTTTTGCGTTTCTTGGTTGTTGCCATGATTTATCCTTATAAAAAAATGAAAATGGTGTAACTGCTCAAAGGTGTCGGGCATGGTCGGCGAATTTGCCCCATGCTTGTCACAATTTTCTGAGCAGTTACAAACTATGAATGCTTCCATTCGTAGAACGGAAGTTGGTCGTAATGTCTTTCATGGCGAGGCCTGAAAAAAATCTTCACCAAGCTCTCGGGCACGGTGAATTGCTCCCTCGGCGGTCAACTCGGCAAACACCGCGCTCATCTGCACTGGATCCAGGCGCAAGGCCGCGCAGACTTGCTCAATGGTCTGTGGCCGGCGACGCAGGGAATTGAGCACCAGTTCCCGTTGGGTTTCCGCGTTCATTTCCTGGGTGTCCGGATGCTTTTCCCAGGACGTCGTAGCGGCTGAATTCCCTTGCGTCGATGCCCTGTCGGAAAAATCGTCGGAAAT from the Desulfonatronum thioautotrophicum genome contains:
- the hemW gene encoding radical SAM family heme chaperone HemW; amino-acid sequence: MLLYLHIPFCRSKCDYCSFFSIPNPAAADLDAYLGALEAEIALWGTRLDQTGVQRPISSVYIGGGTPSLLSLAQLERVTTALSRSFRLAPSLEWSMEANPDSAADLEFLRGLLTLGVNRLSLGLQSLDNAMLEVLGRRHQAAQGVRVVDMARKAGFGNISVDLIWGLPGQRALEWLRELETVVKLEPQHISCYGLTLEEQTPLAQHEAAGRVLLPPESEQAKMFLHGAELLEASGYLQYEISNFSRMGFICRHNQGYWQSQGYLGLGAGAVSTLGGMRWENPKNLQVYAEQVHQGSIGGSSTALSPADKAKELVMLSLRTTQGLDLQAYQRLTGQNFLGQHHSLVQVLRQNDLIRVHSGLLRLTRSGMLVSNTILERFLQEIPDNLPNNEKHPPIPTASKP
- a CDS encoding epoxyqueuosine reductase QueH, with amino-acid sequence MSGIAQPATLLHVCCGPCALMPVQYLRETGQQVTGFFFNPNIHGVQEYFQRREAALQAADELDLPLVCLDGEYDPRRFFQAVHGREDRRCPSCYRLRLERTFAFAHEHGFPSVSTTLLYSIHQDRETLLVLGRELEERTGIVFLANDFRPGWQAGIDLSKRLGLYRQSYCGCLYSEVDRRRKKLNRLASSDRPSNRSRLGAAGVVPGAG
- a CDS encoding Rne/Rng family ribonuclease, whose amino-acid sequence is MATTKKRKKMFISVLPGEQVELILAEDGKITDYFIEMLHQAKTKGNIYKGTVNNIDTALQAAFINYGENRNGFLQIDEVHPEYYLKEHNPENGRKYPPIQKVLKNGQELLVQVVKEPTVNKGAFLTTYLSLAGRFLVLTPGQDQFGVSRKIEDDEERTRLKDILREQELGEGIGLIARTNSLGQSKTNLLKDLQFLKRLWKDVRKKGMTEQPPVLIYQEKELAFRAVRDYLTTDVAEIWIDHPETMDLIKEFVTLTFPRRQNMVKLHGDTDRTLWERFNLEKQLEQIFGREVLLPSGGRLVFDQTEALMAVDVNSGKISGSNFNEMVFKTNMEAAQEIGQQLRMRDVGGQIVIDFIEMRDPKHRREVEKELKASLKVDRARVDVGRLSKFGLLEMVRQRLGSSALSISTEPCPHCQGWGLQRNIEWRSLQALKEIYRRLRSKNCPSPLEYSTDAELALYLLNQKRIMIKDLEERFQNSIFIFSEKCPG